One genomic region from Bufo bufo chromosome 3, aBufBuf1.1, whole genome shotgun sequence encodes:
- the APOF gene encoding apolipoprotein F, whose translation MNLLLRCVIFLLLHPYLYSKPYIIDGLVQNGIGTAETVERPLQAVTAKDFSWAKENQTCSQLLEDCKEFLGLLLPSSSWLLEPALALGFLQVGCLTEQDRFFLDLIKDDDARRLFNIMAEQFNTPIHQTTAPHISQQHLHRFDLLRFNLESIYPNALDPSHHKHCSGIQQEEQNVLLKGFILGFHSSLHHAQAHCRRLGPVCAGVSSDTLAQYKSVARNGGYIVPHAGSKLWLHRCIGEHLRRRSTDPECQSEKELHIYKVMQWIPVVSGYYSAGSAIYYASQGCSVLAEDRAIEASVDLGYDSLFVATGGVSGAISAGVGMGVKPALKDGVKSAINYFKAQLSR comes from the coding sequence ATGAATCTCTTGTTGCGTTGTGTGATTTTTCTCCTGTTACATCCATATCTGTACAGCAAACCTTATATCATAGATGGCTTGGTACAAAATGGTATTGGGACTGCTGAGACTGTGGAAAGACCTCTCCAGGCCGTCACTGCAAAAGACTTCTCCTGGGCAAAAGAAAACCAGACATGCAGTCAACTCTTGGAGGATTGCAAAGAGTTTCTTGGCCTTCTCCTGCCTTCTTCATCTTGGCTGCTAGAACCTGCTCTGGCACTGGGCTTTTTGCAGGTTGGATGTTTAACTGAACAGGATCGTTTCTTTTTGGATTTAATTAAAGATGACGATGCCAGGAGATTGTTTAATATAATGGCTGAGCAATTCAATACCCCTATTCACCAAACCACTGCCCCTCATATTAGCCAACAACATCTTCACAGGTTTGACTTGCTGAGATTCAATTTAGAGTCTATTTATCCGAATGCTCTGGATCCATCACACCACAAGCATTGCTCTGGTATCCAACAAGAGGAGCAGAACGTTCTTCTGAAGGGTTTTATTCTTGGGTTCCATTCGTCCCTACATCATGCACAGGCCCACTGTCGTAGGTTAGGTCCAGTTTGTGCTGGTGTTTCTTCTGATACCTTGGCGCAATATAAAAGTGTGGCAAGGAACGGCGGGTATATCGTACCCCATGCTGGATCAAAGTTATGGCTGCATCGCTGTATTGGTGAACACCTGAGGAGACGTTCTACTGATCCTGAGTGCCAGAGTGAAAAGGAATTGCACATTTATAAAGTCATGCAATGGATTCCAGTGGTCAGTGGCTATTACAGTGCTGGAAGTGCTATTTATTATGCCTCACAAGGATGCTCTGTTCTTGCAGAGGACAGGGCCATTGAAGCCTCCGTTGATCTAGGCTATGATTCTTTATTTGTTGCCACTGGGGGAGTTTCTGGGGCAATAAGTGCAGGTGTAGGTATGGGTGTGAAGCCTGCATTAAAAGATGGTGTGAAATCAGCTATAAACTACTTTAAAGCACAATTGTCACGTTGA